A window of the Candidatus Paraluminiphilus aquimaris genome harbors these coding sequences:
- a CDS encoding MFS transporter, translating into MTSFSSSEARAVSMLATLYVVRMLGLFMVLPLIAIYSADLAGATPFLLGLAVGAYGLTQASLQIPMGWLSDRVDRRVVIILGLAMLVLGSVVAALSTSIWGVVLGRFLQGAGAIASATMALVADYTRAEQRAKASAIIGGSIAIAFGIALVLGPALASFGGLQAVFAATAMLALLGMVVVAFLPKPQRFSREELSSGSGFQRSRLAQVLSIRSLNVMYLSIFFLHLTLMAVFVVVPTSLEVEAGIALEQHAFVYLGALLCSVPGIYWLVQGRRYMTRPMTNLLRSLGVLFIGLALLSAGQWAPTLIGLCFFFTGFTALEAMLPSLASIYAPESARGTAMGVFASSQFIGVFFGGILGGALLGSVGAVGVWAGMAALTVAWAALLSLSHLTSPDAVEVA; encoded by the coding sequence GTGACGTCCTTTTCCTCAAGTGAAGCGCGTGCCGTTTCAATGCTGGCGACCCTCTACGTAGTGCGCATGCTGGGATTGTTCATGGTCCTCCCACTGATTGCGATTTACAGCGCCGATCTGGCCGGTGCGACACCTTTTTTACTAGGGCTTGCTGTCGGTGCTTACGGGCTGACACAGGCGAGCCTACAAATTCCTATGGGCTGGTTGTCTGATCGAGTGGATCGCAGAGTCGTCATCATTCTTGGGCTCGCAATGCTTGTGCTGGGGAGTGTGGTTGCCGCGCTGTCGACCAGCATTTGGGGTGTTGTTCTGGGGCGTTTTTTGCAGGGTGCTGGCGCGATAGCTTCCGCCACGATGGCACTGGTTGCGGATTACACACGTGCAGAGCAACGCGCAAAAGCCAGTGCCATTATCGGTGGCAGCATTGCTATCGCATTCGGTATTGCGCTCGTTTTAGGGCCGGCTTTAGCCAGTTTCGGTGGTTTGCAGGCGGTGTTCGCCGCTACCGCTATGCTTGCGCTGCTGGGGATGGTCGTGGTCGCGTTTTTACCCAAGCCTCAACGGTTCTCTCGCGAAGAGCTGAGTTCTGGGTCCGGATTTCAGCGGTCGCGACTCGCTCAAGTGCTGAGCATTCGATCGCTCAATGTGATGTATCTGAGTATTTTCTTTTTACACCTCACCCTTATGGCCGTGTTTGTTGTTGTGCCGACAAGTCTTGAAGTCGAAGCAGGTATTGCGTTGGAACAACACGCCTTTGTTTATTTGGGTGCGCTCTTATGTTCGGTTCCCGGTATCTATTGGTTAGTCCAAGGTCGGCGATACATGACGAGGCCGATGACAAATCTCCTGCGCAGCCTCGGTGTTTTGTTTATTGGTTTGGCACTTTTATCGGCTGGGCAATGGGCGCCGACGCTTATAGGGCTTTGTTTCTTTTTCACAGGTTTTACGGCCCTTGAGGCAATGTTGCCGTCGCTGGCCTCGATTTATGCACCCGAGAGTGCGCGCGGCACCGCGATGGGGGTTTTTGCCTCATCGCAGTTTATCGGTGTTTTCTTCGGCGGTATCTTGGGTGGAGCGCTATTGGGTTCAGTAGGGGCGGTTGGTGTCTGGGCTGGTATGGCCGCTCTGACTGTCGCCTGGGCGGCTCTGTTAAGCCTGTCGCATCTGACGTCACCTGATGCAGTTGAAGTTGCATAA
- the ssb gene encoding single-stranded DNA-binding protein: MASRGINKVILVGNLGQEPEHRVLPSGGGVTNISIATSESWKDKNTGQMQERTEWHRVVFFNRLAEIASEYLRKGSKVYVEGSLRTRKWQDQSGQDRYTTEIVCNEMQMLDSRNMSQDGGGYAPSPAPMAQAAPADNYAAPAPTSQPADFPEDDIPF, translated from the coding sequence ATGGCCAGTCGCGGAATAAACAAAGTCATCTTGGTGGGTAATTTGGGACAAGAGCCCGAGCACCGTGTTCTACCCTCGGGTGGCGGCGTGACTAATATTAGTATTGCCACATCGGAGTCTTGGAAAGATAAGAACACCGGACAAATGCAAGAGCGTACTGAGTGGCACCGTGTTGTGTTCTTTAATCGCCTAGCGGAGATTGCGTCGGAATATCTGCGAAAAGGCTCAAAAGTCTACGTCGAAGGTTCGCTGCGTACGCGCAAATGGCAGGATCAGTCCGGCCAGGACCGCTATACCACTGAAATCGTGTGCAACGAGATGCAGATGCTCGACAGTCGAAATATGTCTCAGGATGGTGGTGGCTATGCGCCCAGTCCTGCGCCCATGGCTCAGGCCGCGCCTGCGGACAACTATGCGGCGCCCGCGCCAACATCTCAGCCGGCCGACTTCCCAGAGGACGATATTCCGTTCTAA
- a CDS encoding SDR family oxidoreductase codes for MRVLVLGNDTPVGYSLSAFANPLRRHELLGVSLDKTRWGRERQVRRLIRDAAPDVVLDTRIVTQIDSSDRIGQRDVQRSAWLAQACERVGASYLYLSSAFVFSGTMTRPYLEKDTPDVESGVGRALLEVEETLTSHLEDVLILRLGRLFAGRRPNALCTALDTLRRGQGVQVSDRLQGNPVHVGEVARVCMAILDQMSAGAPRHGVFHYCSLGETGYLDFAEATMACASQYEPFVDARDLLEDLTDETQPMVNYTLDCSKIRREFGIQQLPWRNFVDRAVTRYLELYVSGEGVIEKT; via the coding sequence ATGCGCGTGCTCGTTCTGGGTAATGACACGCCTGTGGGGTATTCCCTGAGTGCGTTTGCCAATCCGTTGCGGCGGCATGAGCTACTCGGTGTCAGTCTCGATAAAACGCGGTGGGGTAGAGAGCGTCAGGTTCGCAGGCTTATCAGAGACGCCGCGCCTGATGTTGTACTCGACACGCGGATTGTGACGCAGATCGATTCCTCCGATCGCATAGGGCAGCGCGATGTCCAGCGAAGTGCGTGGCTAGCCCAGGCCTGCGAGCGCGTCGGAGCGAGCTATTTATACTTATCCAGCGCCTTTGTGTTCTCCGGGACCATGACGCGGCCCTACCTTGAAAAAGACACGCCCGATGTTGAATCGGGGGTGGGTCGTGCGCTGCTCGAAGTTGAGGAAACGCTGACCTCGCACCTAGAAGACGTTTTAATTTTGCGCTTGGGACGTCTCTTTGCTGGGCGACGGCCCAATGCGCTCTGCACGGCGCTCGATACGTTGCGTCGTGGACAGGGCGTTCAAGTGTCAGACAGATTACAAGGTAATCCAGTGCACGTAGGCGAGGTCGCTCGTGTTTGTATGGCCATACTTGACCAGATGAGTGCCGGTGCGCCCCGACATGGCGTATTTCATTATTGCAGTTTGGGGGAGACCGGTTATCTCGACTTTGCCGAGGCCACCATGGCTTGTGCCTCGCAGTACGAGCCTTTCGTGGATGCTCGAGACCTACTCGAGGATTTAACGGACGAGACTCAGCCTATGGTTAACTACACGCTCGATTGCAGCAAAATCCGACGTGAGTTTGGTATCCAGCAGTTACCCTGGCGCAACTTTGTTGATCGCGCTGTGACGCGTTATCTAGAATTGTACGTTTCAGGTGAGGGAGTCATCGAGAAAACATGA
- the moaB gene encoding molybdenum cofactor biosynthesis protein B: protein MSGTLNVAVLTVSDTRTRDTDTSGQFLEDALLEAGHNLADRTIVIDDIYRIRAVLSAWIADPDMHSVLVTGGTGFSGRDSTPEAVLPLFDKTIEGFGEVFRALSFEEIGSSTVQSRALAGLANRTAIFCMPGSTGACKTAWNGLIRDQLDIDHRPCNFVKVLKGES from the coding sequence ATGAGTGGCACATTAAACGTAGCTGTTTTGACCGTCAGCGATACGCGAACCCGCGATACCGACACATCAGGTCAATTTTTAGAAGACGCACTGCTTGAAGCGGGTCACAACCTCGCTGATCGGACCATCGTAATCGATGATATTTATCGCATAAGGGCGGTTCTCTCAGCATGGATAGCTGATCCCGATATGCATTCAGTCCTCGTTACCGGAGGCACAGGTTTTTCAGGGCGTGATTCGACCCCAGAGGCTGTACTGCCGTTGTTTGATAAAACCATCGAGGGTTTTGGCGAGGTTTTTCGGGCCTTAAGTTTCGAGGAAATTGGGTCCTCGACGGTTCAATCTCGCGCGCTCGCAGGCCTTGCGAATCGCACGGCTATTTTTTGTATGCCCGGATCAACCGGTGCCTGTAAAACGGCGTGGAATGGCCTCATTAGAGATCAGCTCGATATCGACCATCGCCCTTGCAATTTCGTGAAGGTACTTAAGGGCGAGAGTTAA
- the fabB gene encoding beta-ketoacyl-ACP synthase I, with protein sequence MTKRVVVTGLGIVSSLGNNAEEVTSSLKQGKSGISHNPAQEEIGMRSWVSGQPNIDLAEHIDRKQWRFMGDAAGYAFLSMEQAIADSGLAPEQVSNVRTGIIAGSGGASSASQVEAADILRDRGLRRVGPYRVTQTMGSTVSACLATPFQIKGVNYSISSACSTSAHCIGNAMEQIQLGKQDVVFAGGGEELDWSLSCLFDAMGALSTKYNETPERASRAYDADRDGFVIAGGGGMLVLESLEHAQARGAKIYAEVVGYGATSDGHDMVAPSGEGAVRCMQQAMATVEGDIDYINAHGTSTPAGDIQELKAVREVFGDSTPAIASTKSLSGHSLGAAGVQEAIYSLLMMENDFIAASANVETLDEGAEGMDVVTGARDGVTLNRVMSNSFGFGGTNATLIFQRFED encoded by the coding sequence ATGACAAAACGTGTTGTCGTTACCGGCTTAGGCATCGTCTCAAGTCTGGGTAACAATGCAGAAGAGGTAACGTCCTCACTCAAACAAGGTAAATCCGGTATCAGTCATAATCCGGCGCAAGAAGAGATTGGCATGCGCTCCTGGGTTTCTGGCCAGCCCAACATTGACCTTGCAGAACATATCGATCGAAAGCAGTGGCGCTTCATGGGCGACGCTGCGGGTTATGCGTTTTTGAGCATGGAACAGGCGATAGCAGACTCAGGGCTAGCACCAGAACAAGTGTCCAACGTGCGGACCGGCATCATTGCGGGCTCTGGTGGCGCATCGAGCGCTAGCCAAGTTGAGGCCGCTGATATACTGCGCGATCGTGGATTGCGTCGGGTGGGGCCTTACCGGGTCACCCAAACCATGGGCAGTACCGTTTCCGCATGCTTAGCCACACCCTTTCAGATCAAGGGCGTGAACTACTCAATATCCTCAGCCTGCTCTACCAGTGCACACTGTATTGGTAACGCCATGGAACAGATACAACTTGGTAAGCAGGATGTCGTGTTTGCCGGTGGGGGTGAGGAGCTTGACTGGTCACTCAGCTGCTTATTCGATGCCATGGGTGCGTTGTCGACAAAATACAACGAGACCCCTGAGCGTGCGTCGCGTGCATACGATGCGGACCGTGACGGGTTTGTGATTGCAGGCGGGGGCGGCATGTTGGTGCTTGAGTCACTCGAACACGCGCAAGCCCGCGGTGCCAAAATATACGCGGAAGTCGTGGGCTATGGCGCCACGTCAGATGGCCACGATATGGTCGCTCCGTCGGGTGAAGGCGCGGTGAGATGCATGCAACAAGCAATGGCAACCGTTGAGGGTGATATCGACTACATCAACGCCCACGGAACGAGCACCCCTGCGGGCGATATTCAGGAGCTCAAAGCGGTCCGGGAAGTCTTCGGTGACAGCACACCCGCCATTGCCTCTACTAAGTCGCTATCGGGACATTCGTTGGGGGCAGCCGGTGTACAAGAAGCCATCTACTCGCTCTTGATGATGGAAAATGACTTCATCGCCGCCTCTGCAAACGTCGAAACGCTCGACGAGGGTGCTGAGGGTATGGACGTGGTGACCGGTGCGAGAGACGGAGTTACGCTCAACCGCGTTATGTCGAATAGCTTTGGCTTTGGTGGCACCAACGCAACGCTCATATTCCAGCGCTTCGAAGACTGA
- the fabA gene encoding 3-hydroxyacyl-[acyl-carrier-protein] dehydratase FabA → MTEEFVFTPQNTYAKDELVACGMGDLFGPGNAKLPIDNMLMLDRITEINSDGGKAGKGIILAELDIHKDLWFFDCHFPGDPVMPGCLGLDAMWQLVGFFLGWRGNPGRGRALGSGEVKFTGQILPSSKLVTYKIEMKRVIERKLVMGIADGSVSVDGREIYTATDLRVGLFQSTENF, encoded by the coding sequence ATGACAGAAGAATTTGTATTTACCCCCCAAAATACCTACGCCAAAGACGAACTTGTCGCCTGCGGCATGGGTGACCTATTCGGACCCGGCAACGCCAAGTTACCGATTGATAATATGTTGATGCTCGATCGCATCACTGAAATCAATAGCGACGGTGGCAAAGCAGGTAAGGGCATAATCCTGGCGGAGCTCGACATACATAAGGACCTTTGGTTCTTCGACTGTCACTTCCCCGGTGATCCCGTCATGCCAGGCTGCCTTGGGCTCGATGCTATGTGGCAGCTCGTGGGCTTTTTCTTGGGCTGGCGCGGCAACCCAGGGCGCGGACGTGCACTGGGCTCAGGGGAAGTGAAATTCACGGGGCAAATCCTGCCCAGTAGTAAGTTGGTCACCTACAAAATTGAAATGAAACGCGTCATCGAACGGAAATTAGTCATGGGAATCGCCGATGGCTCTGTCTCTGTTGATGGCCGAGAGATTTACACCGCGACCGACCTACGTGTCGGCTTGTTCCAATCCACGGAAAATTTCTAA
- a CDS encoding mannose-1-phosphate guanylyltransferase/mannose-6-phosphate isomerase has protein sequence MRPITPVLLCGGVGSRLWPVSRKGRPKQYLNLMGDQSMLQQTLARLEGLQQTQPIVVCNDEHRFLVAEQLRQLGVKRATIILEPEGKNTAPAIALAAHAATLTEQESLLLVLPADHFIGQPEDLKEAVRTAVEVATNDKLVTFGLIPSRPETGYGYIKRGDSISERAAVLERFVEKPDFETAKGYVASGDYVWNSGMFMFSASTYLKALTSSQPEMAKACSDAMGAAERDLDFVRPNADMFAKSPADSIDYAVMEHTTEGAVISLDCDWSDIGAWSALWETGLKDASGNVTEGDVVLDNTVNSYVRSQSRLVTTSGVKDLVVVETADAVMVADRHSVQDVKHIVTRLQSENRAEAQTHHQVFRPWGSYELLVSGDGFQVKRIVVKPGGRLSLQKHQHRAEHWVVVRGTAEVVNGDETMILTEDQSTYIPIGAKHRLSNPTQDPLELIEVQSGSYLGEDDIVRFEDIYGRSRD, from the coding sequence ATGAGACCCATCACACCCGTTTTACTCTGTGGGGGTGTAGGCAGCCGACTTTGGCCAGTCTCCCGTAAGGGTCGCCCCAAGCAGTATCTCAATCTGATGGGCGATCAATCGATGCTCCAGCAAACGCTAGCCCGTCTCGAAGGCCTCCAGCAAACGCAGCCTATTGTGGTTTGTAACGATGAGCATCGTTTTTTGGTGGCTGAGCAGTTGCGTCAACTGGGTGTAAAGAGAGCAACGATCATATTGGAGCCCGAGGGTAAAAATACAGCACCCGCGATAGCCTTGGCTGCGCACGCGGCGACCCTAACCGAGCAAGAATCACTACTTCTGGTGCTACCTGCCGATCATTTCATTGGACAGCCCGAGGATTTAAAGGAGGCGGTAAGGACTGCTGTTGAGGTGGCGACCAACGACAAACTAGTGACGTTTGGTTTGATTCCCTCGCGGCCCGAAACCGGTTACGGCTACATTAAACGTGGCGATTCCATTTCAGAGCGCGCCGCGGTCCTCGAGCGCTTTGTTGAAAAGCCCGATTTTGAGACAGCCAAGGGTTATGTCGCCTCTGGCGATTATGTTTGGAACAGCGGCATGTTTATGTTTTCGGCGAGTACCTATTTAAAGGCACTGACATCGAGCCAGCCTGAAATGGCCAAAGCCTGCAGCGATGCCATGGGCGCGGCTGAGCGTGACCTAGACTTTGTGCGCCCGAATGCGGATATGTTTGCAAAGAGCCCGGCGGACAGTATCGATTATGCGGTGATGGAGCACACCACCGAGGGTGCGGTCATCTCGCTTGACTGTGACTGGAGTGATATTGGTGCCTGGTCTGCCCTCTGGGAGACGGGATTAAAGGATGCCTCCGGCAACGTGACCGAGGGCGATGTGGTGCTCGATAATACAGTGAACAGCTACGTTCGCAGTCAGTCACGATTAGTCACGACGAGCGGCGTCAAAGACTTGGTCGTGGTTGAGACAGCGGATGCTGTCATGGTGGCTGATAGGCACTCGGTGCAGGACGTTAAGCATATCGTCACAAGGCTACAGTCTGAAAATCGAGCTGAGGCGCAGACGCATCACCAAGTGTTTCGTCCTTGGGGCTCCTATGAGTTATTGGTTTCTGGTGACGGGTTTCAGGTAAAGCGCATTGTCGTTAAGCCAGGTGGGCGGCTATCGCTGCAAAAGCATCAGCACCGGGCAGAGCATTGGGTCGTGGTTCGCGGGACTGCGGAGGTGGTAAATGGCGACGAAACCATGATCCTGACTGAGGATCAGTCTACGTATATCCCTATCGGCGCCAAACATCGACTTAGTAATCCCACTCAAGATCCGCTAGAACTCATAGAAGTTCAGTCGGGTAGCTATCTCGGTGAAGACGATATTGTGCGCTTCGAAGACATCTACGGACGCTCTCGAGACTAA
- the galU gene encoding UTP--glucose-1-phosphate uridylyltransferase GalU, translated as MIEKCLFPVAGYGTRFLPATKSTAKEMLPIVNKPLLQYGVEEALAAGMNNCAFVTGRGKRAIADHFDISYELEHQISGTSKEKYLQGIRGVIDQGIFTMVRQREMKGLGHAILTGEPLIGDQAFGVLLADDLCMNQEGAGVLQQMSELYNQFRCSIVAVMEVPDDQISAYGVIAGEAMGDGLYRVDKMVEKPAAEEAPSNLAVIGRYILTPDIFDIIRTTPPGRNGEVQITDALQAQAQNGCVIAYKFKGRRFDCGSVPGFVEATNFVYENIYYDL; from the coding sequence ATGATTGAAAAGTGTTTATTCCCCGTTGCGGGTTATGGGACGCGATTCCTGCCGGCAACAAAAAGTACAGCCAAAGAAATGCTGCCCATCGTTAACAAACCGCTGTTGCAGTACGGTGTTGAAGAAGCGTTGGCGGCGGGGATGAATAACTGTGCCTTCGTAACGGGACGCGGCAAGCGTGCTATTGCCGATCACTTCGATATCTCCTATGAGCTCGAGCATCAGATTTCCGGCACGTCTAAGGAGAAATATCTCCAGGGTATCCGCGGTGTTATTGACCAAGGCATTTTTACTATGGTCCGCCAGCGTGAAATGAAGGGCTTGGGGCATGCCATCCTCACCGGTGAACCGCTGATTGGTGATCAGGCGTTCGGCGTACTGTTGGCCGATGACCTTTGCATGAACCAAGAGGGTGCGGGTGTCCTGCAGCAGATGTCTGAGCTGTATAACCAGTTCCGCTGCTCGATTGTGGCCGTTATGGAAGTGCCGGATGACCAAATAAGTGCCTACGGCGTCATTGCGGGTGAAGCGATGGGCGATGGCTTGTATCGAGTCGATAAAATGGTCGAAAAACCGGCTGCAGAGGAAGCTCCCTCTAATTTAGCCGTCATTGGGCGTTATATACTCACGCCCGATATTTTTGACATCATTCGTACTACACCGCCCGGGCGCAATGGTGAGGTGCAAATTACCGATGCGCTTCAGGCGCAGGCGCAAAACGGCTGTGTTATCGCCTACAAGTTTAAGGGGCGGCGTTTTGATTGCGGCAGTGTCCCAGGCTTTGTCGAAGCGACGAACTTCGTCTACGAAAACATCTATTACGACCTTTAA